The Methylomicrobium agile genome has a segment encoding these proteins:
- a CDS encoding protein-L-isoaspartate(D-aspartate) O-methyltransferase encodes MGRKGLSSEVRAALGKVPRHQFVGEEMRPYAYQNRPLPIGHGQTISQPYIVAVMTELLDAKPGDKVLEIGTGSAYQAVVLGAVGAEVYTIEIVEPLAAARERIARLGLANIHTRTGDGYYGWPEAAPFDAVLVTAAASHIPPPLIKQLKPGGRMLTPVGDCFNVHLYSVRTIRQ; translated from the coding sequence TTGGGGCGGAAAGGGCTGTCTTCCGAGGTCAGGGCGGCATTGGGCAAAGTACCCAGGCACCAGTTCGTCGGCGAGGAGATGCGGCCGTATGCCTATCAGAACCGTCCCCTGCCGATCGGCCACGGCCAGACCATTTCGCAGCCTTACATCGTCGCGGTGATGACCGAGTTGCTTGATGCGAAGCCCGGCGACAAGGTGCTCGAAATCGGCACCGGTTCGGCCTACCAGGCGGTGGTGCTCGGCGCGGTCGGCGCCGAAGTGTACACCATCGAAATTGTCGAACCTCTGGCGGCCGCCCGCGAGCGGATCGCCAGACTCGGGCTTGCGAACATCCATACCCGTACCGGCGACGGCTACTACGGCTGGCCCGAAGCGGCGCCGTTCGACGCGGTGCTGGTCACCGCGGCCGCCAGCCATATTCCGCCGCCTCTGATCAAGCAGCTGAAGCCCGGAGGGCGCATGCTGACTCCGGTCGGCGACTGCTTCAATGTGCACTTATATTCGGTTAGGACTATACGCCAATGA
- a CDS encoding GNAT family N-acetyltransferase — protein MSNTIRIERFSGKAIEPYIKELARLRIQVFREFPYLYDGTYEYEEKYLQTYLNCPQSVIVIAFDGDKIVGASTAIPMQYETEEMQRPFIENGYDLSEIFYCSESVLDKHYRGLGIGVRFFEEREAHAQELGGFKYITFCCVERPADHPRRPADYVPLDKFWNKRGYVKHPELKTTYLWKDLDDAVETPKPMTFWLKHES, from the coding sequence ATGTCTAACACTATTCGCATCGAAAGATTTAGCGGCAAAGCCATCGAGCCTTACATCAAGGAGCTAGCCCGCTTGAGAATCCAGGTATTCCGCGAATTTCCGTATTTGTACGACGGCACCTACGAATACGAAGAGAAATACCTGCAAACCTATCTGAACTGCCCGCAAAGCGTGATCGTGATTGCGTTCGACGGCGACAAGATCGTCGGCGCCTCGACTGCGATCCCGATGCAGTACGAAACTGAAGAAATGCAGCGACCGTTCATCGAAAACGGCTACGACCTAAGCGAAATCTTTTATTGCAGCGAATCGGTGCTGGACAAGCATTATCGCGGCCTCGGCATCGGTGTGCGCTTTTTCGAGGAGCGCGAGGCGCATGCGCAGGAACTGGGCGGTTTCAAGTACATCACCTTCTGCTGCGTCGAACGCCCGGCCGACCACCCGCGCCGGCCGGCCGATTACGTGCCGCTCGACAAATTCTGGAACAAGCGCGGCTACGTAAAACATCCCGAACTGAAGACGACCTATCTCTGGAAAGACTTGGACGACGCGGTCGAAACCCCGAAACCGATGACCTTCTGGCTGAAGCATGAAAGTTAA
- a CDS encoding diacylglycerol kinase, whose product MAYQTEKGFKRILNACSFSAAGFKAVWTHEEAFRQEVLIFLVTTPLAIWLGRTPIEKLLLIGSVVLVLLVELLNSAIEATVDRVGLERHELSGRAKDIGSAAVMLSLVWAAITWTYILIGVKS is encoded by the coding sequence ATGGCATATCAAACTGAAAAAGGGTTTAAACGCATCCTCAATGCGTGCAGCTTTTCGGCGGCCGGCTTCAAAGCCGTCTGGACACATGAAGAAGCCTTCAGACAGGAAGTATTGATATTCCTGGTCACCACGCCGTTGGCGATCTGGCTGGGCCGGACGCCGATCGAAAAACTGCTGCTGATCGGCAGCGTGGTGCTGGTCTTGCTGGTCGAGCTGTTGAATTCGGCGATCGAGGCGACCGTCGACCGGGTCGGGCTGGAACGCCACGAGTTGTCGGGCCGGGCCAAAGACATCGGTTCCGCCGCCGTGATGCTGTCGCTGGTCTGGGCCGCCATCACTTGGACTTATATTTTAATAGGAGTTAAATCATGA
- a CDS encoding carbon-nitrogen hydrolase family protein: MKVKIAAAQYDIGFLENWDAYRQKIERWVNEAAAEGAKILLFPEYGSMELASLFGRDIYASLSKQLTAMQSLLDGYIELHRGLAHQHGCYIQSGTFPVRIEGEIYRNRAYLFMPNGEFDYQDKMMMTRFENEQWLINRGLELKCFDTEYGRIAINICYDSEFPMLARKQVEAGANLILVPSCTDTLAGYHRVRIGCQARALENQCYVVQSPTVGLAPWSEAVDVNIGAAAIYTPVDRGFPDNGILAIGELNAAQWVFAEIDPDEIAKVRENGQVFNYRDWPLQQAASL, from the coding sequence ATGAAAGTTAAGATCGCCGCCGCCCAATACGACATCGGCTTCCTGGAAAACTGGGACGCCTACCGGCAAAAAATCGAGCGCTGGGTTAACGAAGCCGCCGCCGAGGGCGCGAAGATCCTGCTGTTTCCCGAATACGGCAGCATGGAGCTCGCCTCGCTGTTCGGCCGGGACATCTATGCGTCGCTGAGCAAACAGCTCACGGCGATGCAGTCGCTGCTGGACGGTTACATCGAGCTGCACCGCGGACTCGCTCATCAACATGGCTGCTATATCCAGTCCGGCACCTTTCCGGTCCGGATCGAAGGCGAGATTTACCGCAACCGCGCCTACCTGTTCATGCCGAACGGCGAGTTCGACTATCAGGACAAGATGATGATGACCCGCTTCGAGAACGAGCAGTGGCTGATCAATCGCGGCCTCGAACTGAAGTGTTTCGATACCGAATACGGCCGGATCGCGATCAATATCTGTTACGACAGCGAATTCCCGATGCTGGCGCGGAAACAAGTCGAGGCGGGTGCGAATCTGATCCTGGTGCCGAGCTGCACCGACACGCTGGCCGGCTATCATCGGGTCCGGATCGGCTGCCAGGCGCGCGCGCTCGAAAACCAGTGCTATGTGGTGCAGTCGCCGACGGTGGGACTGGCGCCCTGGTCCGAAGCGGTGGACGTGAATATCGGCGCGGCGGCAATCTATACACCGGTCGACCGCGGCTTTCCGGATAACGGCATTCTGGCGATCGGCGAACTGAACGCGGCGCAGTGGGTATTCGCGGAAATCGATCCGGACGAAATCGCGAAAGTGCGCGAAAACGGCCAGGTGTTCAATTATCGGGACTGGCCGCTGCAGCAGGCGGCAAGCCTTTAG
- a CDS encoding Do family serine endopeptidase yields MKTKMIRFFQVVALLPIFAIGLPRTEAAAVLPLANNPLPEMLKKVVPGVVNISTRTRIRFEENPLFRDPFFRQFFDIPNMPLEREQQSLGSGVIIDAGKGYILTNNHVIDKADKITVTLQDGQNVDAKLVGSDPTTDIALIQIKNGHLVELPKGNSDQLRVGDFVVAIGSPFGLGQTVTSGIVSALGRTSLGIEGYEDFIQTDASINPGNSGGALVNLNGELVGINTAIVGPSGGNVGIGFAIPINLANQVANQIIHFGKIQRGQLGVQIQDLTPALANAFGIRQQHGAVIAGIVSGSAAEKAGLERGDVVIAVNGQPVESATKLHNQIALMQVGDQVNMDILRNGEELNIKARIGKTVEAKRLQPY; encoded by the coding sequence ATGAAAACGAAAATGATCCGTTTTTTCCAGGTCGTGGCGCTGTTACCGATATTCGCAATAGGCTTGCCCCGGACCGAAGCGGCGGCCGTTCTCCCTTTGGCGAATAATCCCTTGCCTGAGATGCTCAAAAAAGTCGTTCCCGGCGTGGTGAACATCTCGACCCGGACGCGCATCCGCTTCGAAGAAAATCCGCTGTTCAGAGATCCGTTTTTCCGCCAGTTTTTCGACATTCCGAACATGCCCCTGGAACGGGAGCAGCAAAGCCTGGGCTCGGGAGTGATTATCGACGCCGGCAAAGGTTATATCCTTACCAACAACCACGTGATCGACAAAGCCGACAAGATCACCGTCACCCTGCAGGACGGCCAGAACGTGGACGCGAAGCTGGTCGGCAGCGACCCGACGACCGACATTGCTCTGATCCAGATCAAAAACGGCCATCTGGTCGAATTGCCCAAAGGCAATTCCGACCAGTTGCGGGTAGGCGATTTCGTGGTCGCCATCGGCAGCCCTTTCGGGCTGGGTCAGACCGTCACGTCCGGCATCGTCAGTGCGCTGGGCCGTACCAGCCTGGGTATCGAGGGCTACGAAGACTTCATTCAAACCGACGCCTCGATCAATCCCGGCAACTCAGGAGGCGCTCTGGTCAACCTGAACGGCGAACTGGTCGGAATCAATACCGCGATCGTCGGCCCCAGCGGCGGCAACGTCGGCATCGGCTTCGCGATTCCGATCAATCTGGCCAATCAGGTGGCCAATCAGATCATCCATTTCGGCAAGATTCAACGCGGACAACTGGGCGTCCAGATCCAGGACCTGACGCCGGCCCTGGCCAACGCATTCGGGATCCGCCAGCAGCACGGCGCGGTGATCGCCGGCATCGTTTCCGGCTCGGCGGCCGAGAAAGCGGGACTGGAGCGCGGCGACGTAGTCATCGCCGTCAACGGCCAGCCGGTGGAATCGGCCACCAAGCTGCACAATCAAATCGCCTTGATGCAGGTCGGCGACCAGGTCAATATGGATATCCTGCGCAACGGCGAGGAACTGAACATCAAGGCGCGAATCGGCAAGACGGTCGAGGCGAAGCGGTTACAACCTTATTGA
- a CDS encoding Rho-binding antiterminator, with protein sequence MTEHLISCDLHDYIEVACMHNYRVELVLKGGEVIEGKALDVLTSPEKREFLVIDNGGQKQQVELTQLHKMIALTPNASFNEVEFKTRA encoded by the coding sequence ATGACTGAACACCTTATTTCCTGCGACCTTCACGACTATATCGAAGTGGCCTGCATGCACAACTACCGGGTCGAACTCGTCTTGAAGGGAGGCGAAGTGATCGAAGGCAAGGCGCTCGATGTGCTGACCTCTCCCGAAAAACGGGAGTTTTTGGTGATCGACAACGGCGGGCAAAAGCAGCAGGTTGAACTGACCCAGTTGCACAAAATGATCGCATTGACGCCGAATGCATCTTTCAACGAAGTCGAGTTCAAAACCCGTGCGTAA
- the gcvH gene encoding glycine cleavage system protein GcvH gives MSDLPNSLKYAATHEWAKLENGNVVRVGITDFAQQELGDLVYVELPEVGRRVKAKEQCAVVESVKTASDLYSPVSGEVVEVNESLSDSPEQINDAPYDTWIFCVKTAEASELSNLMDADAYQAMIEAE, from the coding sequence ATGAGTGATTTGCCGAACAGTCTGAAATATGCCGCGACCCACGAATGGGCCAAACTGGAAAACGGCAACGTGGTGCGCGTCGGCATTACCGATTTCGCGCAGCAGGAGCTGGGCGATCTAGTATACGTCGAGCTGCCCGAGGTGGGCCGCCGGGTGAAGGCCAAGGAACAATGCGCGGTGGTCGAATCGGTCAAAACCGCCTCCGACTTGTACAGCCCGGTCTCGGGAGAAGTTGTCGAGGTCAACGAGTCCTTGTCCGACAGTCCCGAGCAAATCAATGACGCGCCCTACGATACCTGGATTTTTTGCGTAAAAACCGCAGAGGCTTCCGAACTGAGCAACTTAATGGACGCCGATGCCTATCAAGCGATGATCGAGGCCGAATAG
- a CDS encoding M23 family metallopeptidase, translating into MTASFKKSKLGFGLAVLVPIFFLFGIGLFFEQGIIIPVKGPAPRDWNPASFWSPVWGASGVHKGIDIFTPRGTDALAAVSGLVVFQGELKLGGKALAVLDPKWRLHYYAHLDSAAVRAGEWVSQGSVVGKVGNTGNARARPPHLHYSLISLIPRFGRYSGQAEDWKLMFFLNPADYLG; encoded by the coding sequence ATGACTGCCAGCTTCAAGAAAAGCAAACTTGGGTTCGGACTCGCTGTCCTGGTCCCGATTTTCTTTTTGTTCGGCATCGGCCTTTTTTTCGAGCAAGGTATCATCATTCCGGTCAAAGGCCCCGCTCCCAGGGATTGGAATCCGGCGTCTTTCTGGAGCCCCGTCTGGGGTGCGTCCGGCGTCCATAAAGGGATCGATATTTTCACCCCGCGCGGAACGGACGCGCTGGCGGCGGTTTCCGGGCTGGTCGTGTTCCAGGGCGAATTGAAACTGGGGGGTAAGGCGCTGGCGGTACTCGATCCGAAATGGCGGCTGCACTATTATGCGCATCTGGATTCGGCCGCGGTCAGAGCCGGGGAATGGGTATCTCAGGGAAGCGTCGTCGGCAAGGTCGGGAATACCGGCAATGCCCGCGCCAGGCCGCCGCATCTGCATTACTCGCTCATCAGCTTGATTCCCCGCTTCGGCCGCTATTCCGGCCAGGCGGAGGACTGGAAGCTGATGTTTTTTCTCAACCCCGCGGATTATCTGGGTTAG
- a CDS encoding protein-L-isoaspartate(D-aspartate) O-methyltransferase, whose amino-acid sequence MKNIHRMLEDIKQETQSTAFLTGRKALSPEVMAAMRKVPREQFVAPGMEPMAFDNGPLPIGYGQTISQPFIVALMTDLLGAKLTDRILEIGTGSGYQSAILSLLAGQVYTVEVIEDLSVEAAARFEKLGYRNIHVKTGNGYEGWPEQAPYDGVIVTAAAPYIPEPLIAQLKAGGRLVIPVGRPFEHQELIVLEKQEHGDNKLGKILDVAFVPLVDKDHLKKWH is encoded by the coding sequence ATGAAAAATATTCATCGCATGCTGGAAGACATCAAACAGGAAACGCAGTCCACCGCCTTTCTGACCGGCCGCAAAGCGCTTTCGCCGGAGGTGATGGCGGCGATGAGGAAGGTGCCGCGCGAGCAGTTTGTCGCGCCCGGCATGGAACCGATGGCGTTCGACAACGGCCCCTTGCCGATCGGTTACGGGCAGACCATCTCTCAGCCGTTCATCGTCGCGCTGATGACCGATCTGCTCGGCGCCAAACTGACCGACAGGATCCTGGAGATCGGCACCGGTTCGGGTTACCAGTCCGCGATTCTGTCGCTCCTGGCGGGGCAGGTTTATACGGTCGAGGTGATAGAGGACTTGAGCGTCGAAGCCGCAGCCCGTTTCGAAAAGCTCGGCTATCGGAATATTCACGTGAAGACCGGCAACGGCTATGAAGGCTGGCCGGAACAGGCCCCGTACGACGGCGTGATCGTCACCGCCGCCGCGCCTTATATTCCCGAGCCGTTGATCGCGCAACTGAAAGCGGGCGGCCGGCTGGTGATTCCGGTCGGCCGGCCTTTCGAGCACCAGGAGTTGATCGTGCTGGAAAAACAGGAGCACGGTGACAACAAGCTCGGCAAGATCCTCGATGTTGCCTTTGTGCCTTTGGTGGATAAGGATCATTTGAAAAAATGGCACTAA